The genomic window GGCCGCGAAGTCCGCCGAGTAGTGCACCGCCTGGCCGCCGCTGAAGAACATCGCGTACGGCATCGGCGTGTGGTAGATCGTCGACGTCCACTTCCGCGCCTTCCAGCCCACGCCGAACGTGCCTTCGCGGGTCGGGGTGTTCTCCGATCCGAAGCGCACGTCCATCGCGGCGACGACCCGGCCGTCGATCATCCAGGCGAGCGTCCTGCTCTCCTTGCTGATGCAGAGCACCCGGCCCGTCATGCACCGCGCGTCGGGCCTGTCCAGCGTGTTGGTGGTCGCGGGCCGCAGCTCGTCCGCGGTCGGCCGGCGCGTCATGCCGAGCAGCGCCGCCCAGGTGGCCTCGTCCACCGAACCGGTCACCGGCAGCCCGCGCCTGCCCTGGAACTCACCGACCGCTTTCGCCGTCATCGAGCCGTAGAACGCGGTGGGCGAGCGGTGGAAGTAGCCGATCTGCCGCAGCCGCGCCTGTAGTTCGCGTACCTGCTCGTTCTCCGTCCCCTCCGCCATGAGCACCCTCGGCGCCGCCGACGGCGTGGCCCCGGGGGCCGTCGGCGACACGGGCGGGGAGGCGGACGCCGACGCCGACGGCGACGCGGGGTCGCTCGGCTTGGCGTCGGAGACGCTGTCGGCCGAAGCGCCGGGCGAGGTGGAGGACGCGGAGCTCGGGGCGCGGTTCTTCCCCGAGGTCCCGTCGTCCTGCACGGCCTGGGCCGAGCAGCCCGCGGCCAGGGCGACGGCCAGTGTGGTCACGAGCGATCTGCGCAAGACGGACGTACGGTTCATAGGTGCCCCCCGGGGTCGTCGTGTGTGTCAGTACTGATGCTTTTCGGCCGTGTTTGGTTGCGAACAGGACGGCGTCCTGTGAGCAAGGTCCCAGCGGCCGGCTCTCCACGCGCCGAACGCCCGCCGCTACAGTCCGTCGCGAATGGGGGTACCACGGAGTAACCAGTGGGAGGCACAGCACATGGCGCGCGAGTCGGAATCGGGTCTGCCCATCGAGCCGGTCTACGGACCGGACTCCCTGGAGGGGTGGGAACCGGCCGAGAAGCTGGGGGCACCGGGTTCGTACCCCTTTACTCGCGGCGTGTATCCCTCGATGTACACCGGTCGGCCCTGGACGATGCGCCAGTACGCCGGTTTCGGCACCGCCGTCGAGTCCAACGCCCGTTACCGTCAACTGATCGAGCACGGCACGACGGGGCTCTCGGTCGCCTTCGACCTTCCCACCCAGATGGGCCACGACAGCGATGCTCCGATCGCGCACGGCGAGGTCGGCAAGGTGGGTGTCGCGATCGACTCGCTCGACGACATGCGGGTCCTGTTCGGCGGGATTCCGCTGGACAAGGTCTCCACCTCGATGACGATCAACGCCCCTGCCGCCCTTCTGCTGTTGCTCTACCAGCTGGTGGGCGAGGAACAGGGCGTGCCCGCCGACAAGCTGACCGGAACCATCCAGAACGATGTGCTCAAGGAGTACATCGCACGCGGAACGTACATCTTCCCGCCGAAGCCGTCATTGCGGCTGATCGCCGACATCTTCAAGTACTGCCAGGCCGAGATCCCGAGGTGGAACACCATCTCGATCTCCGGGTACCACATGGCCGAGGCCGGGGCATCCCCGGCGCAGGAGATCGCTTTCACCCTTGCGGACGGTATCGAGTACGTCCGAACGGCTGTAGCGGCGGGCATGGATGTGGACGACTTCGCCCCCCGGCTGTCCTTCTTCTTCGTGGCGCGCACGACGATCCTGGAGGAGGTCGCGAAGTTCCGCGCCGCGCGGCGGATCTGGGCGCGGGTGATGCGGGACGAGTTCGGGGCGAGGAACCCCAAGTCGATGATGCTGCGCTTCCACACCCAGACCGCGGGCGTGCAGCTGACGGCCCAGCAGCCCGAGGTGAACCTGGTCCGCGTCGCCGTCCAGGGCCTCGCCGCGGTCCTCGGCGGCACCCAGTCGCTGCACACCAACTCCTTCGACGAGGCCATCGCGCTCCCGACGGACAAGTCCGCCCGGCTGGCGCTGCGGACCCAGCAGGTCCTCGCCTACGAGACGGACGTGACGTCGACCGTCGACCCGTTCGCGGGTTCGTACGTCGTGGAGGCGATGACCGACGACGTGGAGGCCGCGGCGCTGGAGCTGATGGAGCGGGTCGAGGACCTGGGCGGCGCGGTCAGCGCCATCGAACAGGGCTTCCAGAAGAACGAGATCGAGCGCAACGCCTACCGGATCGCCCAGGAGACCGACAGCGGCGAGCGCGTCGTGGTCGGCGTCAACCGCTTCGCCCTCGACGAGGAGGAGCCGTACGAGCCGCTGCGCGTCGACCCCGCGATCGAGGCCCAGCAGGCGGAGCGGCTGGCGAAGCTGCGCGCCGGACGCGACGGGGCGGCGGTGGACGCGGCCCTCGCCGCGCTGAAGCGTGCGGCCGCCGGCACGGACAACGTGCTCTACCCGATGAAGGACGCGCTGCGGGCGCGGGCGACCGTCGGCGAGGTGTGCGACGCGCTCCGGGAGGTCTGGGGGACGTACGTGCCGGCGGACGCCTTCTGAGCCATGGGCGGCGTCAGCCGGTGACGCGCGCGAGGTGGTCGACCAGGCCCGTCGCGTCCTCGCCCGCCCAGCCCACGTAGCCGTCGGGTCGGACCAGGAAGAGGCCCTTGCCGTAGGGCTCGTACGGGCCGGTGCGGTGGACGTGCACGAGGCCGGGCAGCCCCGGCGGCAGTTCGGCGTCCGTGCCCACCGCGAGCAGGGTGAAGTGGGGGCCGCGGAAGGCGTCGAAGAGGCGGGAGCCGTCCCGGAGGCGTCCGTCGGGGGCGCGGTCGCCCGCCGTCAGGGCGCCCGCGGCGCCGGTGGAGAGCGGGCCGCCGCGGTAGCCGATGCCGAGCTGCTGGGTGGTGCGGCCGCGCTGCTCCTCGCCGCGGTGGACCCGGGTGGACAGGCCCAGCATCTCGGCCGCGACGGGCCGCCGTTCCTGCTCGTAGGTGTCGAGGAGCGCGGGCGGTGCCCCGTGGCGCAGCACCTGGCCGAGCTTCCAGCCCAGGTTGTAGGCGTCCTGCACGCTGGTGTTGAGGCCCTGGCCGCCGGCGGGGGAGTGGATGTGCGCGGCGTCCCCGGCGAGGAAGACGCGGCCCTCGCGGAACCGGTCGGCGAGGGCGGCGCGCGGCCGGAAGTCCGACACCCAGCGCACCTCGGTGACCTGATCCGCCGTCAGATGGGTGCGGGCGGCGACGACGGCCCGTACCGCCTCGGCCGAGGTGCCGGGGCTCTCCCCGTCGGCGTACTGGGCGACGAGCTGGAAGTCGTCGGTGCCGGGCAGGGGTGCGACGGAGACGAAGCCATGGCCGTCGGCGGGCGGGAACACATGCCAGTTGTCGCGGTCGAGCGCCGGGATGCGGACGTCCGCGACCAGCATCGGCTTCGGGTCGACGGTCTCGCCGGTCATGCCGATGCCCAGCAGACCGCGCACGGTGGAGCGGCCGCCGTCGGCCGCGACCGCGTACCGGGCGAGGACGGTGGTGCCGTCCGACAGGGCGGCGGTCACCAGGTCGGCGTCCTGGCCGAGCCGGGTGAGCCCGGCGCCGAAGGCGACGCGTCCGCCGAGCTCGGTGAGGCGGGCGTGCAGGATCTCCTGGGTGCGCCACTGGGGGAGCAGCCAGGGGCCGGTGTACGGCTCGGCCTCCGACGGCTCGATGCGCGCGAACATCACGTGCTCGCCGACACGTCTGCCGTCCTGCCAGACCGCCCCGGTCGGGGCCGGGCCGCCCGCTGCCCGTACGGCGTCGACGACCCCGAGGTCGTCGAACACCTCCATCGTGCGCGGCTGGATGCCCTTGCCCCGCGAGCCGGGGAAGAGGCCGTCCGCCCGCTCCACGACGAGGGCGGGGACGCCGCGGCGGGCGAGGTCGACGGCGAGGGCGAGGCCGGTGGGGCCGGCGCCGACGATCAGCACGCCGGTTTCCTTAACGCTGTTAAGTTCCATGGCTTCAGCGTGCCCTTAACGGCGTTAAACTGTCAAGGTGGGACCTACGAAGATCGATCGCGCCAAGGTCGCCGAGACCGCGCTGCGGCTGCTGAACGAAGTGGGCCTGGAAGGGCTGACCCTCCGGGCCATCGCCAAGGAGCTCGACGTCAAGGCGCCCGCGCTCTACTGGCACTTCAAGGACAAGCAGGCGCTGCTCGACGAGATGGCGACGGAGATGCTCCGCCGGATGAACGCGGACCTGCCGCAGGAACGCCCCGCGGACTGGCGCGACGGGCTCGCCGACGCGATGCGCGGACTGCGGGCGCATCTGCTGCGCTACCGCGACGGCGCCAAGGTCTACAGCGGTACGCGCTTCACGGACACGAGCTACGCCGGACCGATGGAGGCGCATCTGCGCATGCTGGTCGACCGCGGCTTCACGCCGGGCGCGGCTGCGCGGGCATGGCTGACCGCGTACAGCTACACGATCGGCTACGTGATCGAGGAGCAGGCGATGGGGCCCGACCCGGCCACGGGCGCGGAGGGCTACGACCTGGCCGCGCGCGCCGAGCGCCTCGCGGCGTACCCGCTCGCCGCGGCGGCCGGCGAGGAGCTCTTCCGCGGCCACGACGCCGGCTTCGAGTCCGGGCTCAAGGCGGTGGTAGCGGGCGTCGCGGCGGTACTGCGCCCGTAACCGGCCCGTGACTGCCGGACCCTCCGGGACGGGGCCCCGGGCCCCGTCCCGGGAGAGTGCGGCTTCCGGCGACCGGGCGTCGACGGCTTGGTGTCGGGCTCGGTTCCGCCGGTGGCTTGGTGTCGGGCTTGGCTCCGGGGTGCCAGCTTGGGGGCTGGTCTCCGGGGTTTCGGTTTCGGGCGGTTGGGCGCTGGCGACCGGCACCGGGCGCGGGTCCGGGGTTCCAGTCTGGGGGCTGGTCTCCGGGGTTCGGTCTGGGGCGGGTCGAGTGCCGGCGACTCGGCGCCGGGCGCGGGTCCGCCGGGGGTTCGGTCTCGGGCGGTTGGGCGTCGGTGGCTTGGTGTCGGGCTTGGTTCCGGGGTGCCAGCTTGGGGGCTGGTCTCCGGGGGTTCGGTCTCGGGCGGTTGGGCGCTGGCGACCGGCACCCGGTGCGGGTCCGGGGTTCCGCCCCGGGACCCCGTCGGGGACGCGGCATCCAGTGGTCGTGACGGCGCTCCTGCGCCGGGGTGGTGTTGTTCCGGGGACGCGTCCCGGGCCCTCCGGCAGGCGTCCCCGCCAGGCCGCTGTCTCCCGTACGCGTGGGGGAGATTTCGGGATGTGGAATGCGAGCGCGGAGTGTCGTACCCCTGTGCGAGACTCCGGTCCATGCTGGGTGTGACCGATCTGCCGACCTACCTGGTCGGCCTTGTCCTCATCGTTCTGCTGCCGGGGCCGAACTCGCTGTACGTGCTCTCCGTCGCCGCGCGCCGCGGGGTGCGCACGGGATATACGGCCGCGGCGGGTGTGTGGTGCGGCGACACGGTCCTGATGACGCTGTCGGCCGCCGGAGTGGCCTCGCTGCTCCAGGCGAACGCCGTGCTGTTCGGGATCGTGAAGTTCGCCGGTGCGGGCTATCTGACCTGGCTGGCGATCGGGATGCTGCGGGCCGCGTGGGGCATGTGGCGCAGCCGCCACGAGCGCGCGGCCACCGTGGACGAGACGGCGGCGGCGACGGGCGCCCCCGCCGCCGCCGAGCGGCCGTTCCGGCGCGCCCTGGTGATCAGCCTCTTCAACCCCAAGGCGATCCTCTTCTTCGTCGCCTTCTTCGTGCAGTTCGTCGATCCCGGGTACGCCTACCCGGCGCTCTCCTTCGTCGTGCTCGGCAGCCTCGCCCAGCTGGCCAGCGTCCTCTATCTCACGCTGCTGATATTCACCGGCACGCATCTGGCGTCCGCGTTCCGCCGCCGTAAGCGGCTCTCGGCGGGGGCCACGTCCGCGGCGGGCGCGCTGTTCCTCGGCTTCGCGGTGAAGCTGTCGCTGAGCAGCACCTGACCGGGGCCCGGTGGACCGGCGCCTGGTGGATCGGGGCCCGGCGGTCGCGTCCGGCGACGCCGGGCCCGGGCCCGGACGTCAGCCCAGGGCCACCCGCTTGAGGCGGCGGACGCGGCGGGCAACGCGGCGGACCGCCGCGTTGCGGGGGACGGGGATGCCGCCCGGCAGACCGAGGACCGTCAGGCGCCGGCGCTTGAAGTAGCGCCAGGTGCGGGCGGAGAGATGGGCCGTCAGATAGGACACCGCTGCCTCGCGCAGATCCGGGCGGATCTGCGGCTGCATCGCGAATCCCACGGTCTGTACGAGCCCGGACAGCTCCTCGTCCGCCGTGACCGGAGCGCCCGCCGCGACCGCCGTACCCGGAGCGCCCGGAGCGCCCGCCGCGCCGGAGCCGCCCTCCTCCAGGTCGGGCAGGAGCGCGTCGACGATCGTGAGGGGGACGCGGTTGCTGTTGTGGTACGGGGTGAGCCGGTCCAGCAGCGGCTCGGTGCCGAGCTTCGCGACCGGCAGGCCGTAGAACGTGCTCGCCGTCAGCAGCGCCGTCGAGAAGCACCCGACCACGAGCGCGGGCGTGAGCTCCCGGTACAGCACCTCCGCGAGCACCGGCCGGTCAAGGACGGTCAGTTCCGCGCCGTGCTTCTCCGCCTCCCGCTCCAGCGCCCGCGACCACGCGGCCGGCGCCGTCGGGTGGGGCTTGAAGACGAGGCGCCGGTGGCCGAGCGCGACCGCACCCCGGACCATCCGCAGGTGCAGGTCCTCTTCCTCCTCGGCGCTGATGATCTCCAGCGCCGCCAGGTACTGCCCGAGCAGCAGGGCCGGGGGCTCACCGTCCGGGTCCGCAGGGCCGGGCAGCTCGCCCGCGTCCTGCGCCAGCTCGCCGACCACCTTCGTGAACGCCTCCGTCGGCACGAGCCGCGGCTCCGCCCCGAACTCCCCGAGCAGCAGCGGCCGCAGGCCCGGCACCAGGTCCAGGTGGAGCAGCCGCCGCACCCGCTCGCCGACCAGCGGGTCGATCTTGTTGCGGGTCGGGCCGTAGCTCATCAGCCCGTCCGCGTACACATCGAGCCGCGCGTCCGGGAACAGCTGGGCCAGTGCCAGCGACGGGTTGACCTGGATGGACTCCACGGCCAGTTCGAGCCGGTCGTCGCCGAGCCCCCACAGCGCCCGCAGGTACCGCTCCCACATCGGGACGTCGTCCGGCCGCGGCAGCCAGCCGGCGGGGTGGAACGGGGAGATCGTCTCGTTCCAGGACAGCACGCCGTCGAAGCGGCCGCGCAGCCGCTCGAAGCCCGGGAGCGCGTCGAGGGCGGGCGTGGTCTCCGGGTTCGCCGCGTTGTTGGCGACCAGCAGCAGCCGCCGGTCGGCAGGGCCGAAGCAGCCGCTGTCGAGCGCCGCGGCGAGCGTCGCCGCTCCGTACAGGGTGGAGGCGAAGAAGATCTGGGTCGTACGCATCAGGCCGCGGCCCCCGCGGAAGCCACCGACGGGACCGGCACACCCAGCGGCCTGCGCCGCACCCGGCGCAGCCGGGTCGCCCGCTCGGCGTCCATCGAGCCGACCGCGTCCTTCAGAATGTCCTGCGGCATACGGCGCAAGGCCGCCGCACTCATCGATCGCAATTTCCGGGCCACTGCCGGTTCGAACCTCTCCACCGAGCCGAGATGATGGGAAATGACGGCGCAGTAGGTGCGCACGGCCTTGGGCAGCAATTGATCGGCATCCGGGTCCTTTGCCGTTTCTTCGAGTACCTCGTCGAAGGCCCTGATGAAATCGAGCTGGCGGATGTCACCGATCTGGGTCAGCGACGAGGCGACACCGCGCCGGTAGAACGTACCGAGCAGGCCCACCGCCGCGAAGGATTCCGCCTCGCGGTGCAGCCGCCAGATCCACGGCCGGTCCTCGGCCGTCCGCAGCCCGTCCGTGAAGTGCAGCAGACCCTGGTCGAGCAGGCGCCGCTGGTAGATGCCGGCCCAGGCCATCGGGTAGTCGACGGAGGTCGAGCGGTCGGCGGGCAGGATCGCGTCGCGCGGCCGCAGCACCTCGCCGCGCCGGCCGACCGGGACGCGGTGGATGGCCCGGGAGCGCCCGGTGAACTGGACATGGTCGGTACGGACGAAGTCGACGTCCAGCTCCTCGATCGAGGCGAGCAGTCGCTCCAGGTGGCCGGGGGCCAGCCAGTCGTCGCCGTCGAGGAAGGTCAGGTACGCGCCGCGGGCGGCGTCGAGTCCGGTGTTCCGGGCGGTGGCCAGTCCTCCGTTCTTTTCGTGTCTGAGCAGGACTGTGCCCGGAATCTCCCGTTCCGCCTGCTCCAGGAGTTCCACGGTTCCGTCCGTCGAGCAGTCGTCGACGAGCAGGAACTCGAAGTCTTCGCGCGTGTTCGCGCGCAGACTGCGGAGCGTTTCCGGAGCGTAGGACAAGACGTTGTAGAAGGGCACGATGACGGAGAGCTTGACCACCCGCCGGACGTTAGGCGCAGGCGCGCCATGAACTCTGTCGACAAGGAGGACGACAGGTGAACAGGGTGCGGCGGAATTGTTAAGCGGTACGACTGATAGGCCCTTTCGCCAATCGTCGACTTGCTGTTAACCATCTGTTGCCGTCCCGTTGGGCCATCAACCGGAATGCCTTCCTAACGTCCTGGACGTGCCATCAAGTACCAGCCAGGCGCTGCGCGTCGCCGTGCTCGCCGACTCCGACACCCGGTGGAAGTGGGGGGCGCTCACCGCGCGCCGCATCACCGAGGACGAAGCCGAGCTCACCGGCTTCCTCCTGCGCGGCCGAGCCACCCCCACCGCCCGCCAGCTCGCCGAAGTCGGTGTGGAAGCGGACGATCTACGCGAAGTGACCGGCGTCGAATTCCTCCGCGCGATACGTGACGAGGGCTACGACCTCGTCGTCCTCGCGCTGGTCGGCGGCGCCGTCCAGGCCATGCTGCACGGCCTCGCCGCGCTGCGTATGCCGCGTCGGCCCGTGCTGGTCACCGGCTACGTCGGCGTCGTCTACGAGAAGCTCGCCGACGGTCTGCTGCTCCGCCACGGCGCGGACGTCGTCCTCGCCAACTCCCGCCATGACGCCGACCGCTTCCGCGCGGTCTACGAGGGCGTCGGGGCGGACGCCTCCGCCGTGACCGAGGCGGCGCTGCCCTTCCTCGGCGGCGCCCCGTACGAGCAGGAGGAGGGCCGCGACACCGTCGTCTTCGCGGCCCAGCCGTCCGTACCGGAAAGCCGCGCCGACCGTACGTACCTGCTGCGCAGGCTCGTCGAGCACGCCCGGCTCCACCCCGGCCGCGAGATCCTGCTGAAGCTGCGCTCCAAGCCCGGCGAGCACACCACGCACCTGGAGGAGCTGCCGTACCAGAAGCTGGCGGACAAGCTCCCCGGCGGGCTGCCGGCCAACTTCCGCCTCGTCTACGGACACATGGGCGAGGTCCTCGACCGCACCGACCTGCTGGTCACCGTCTCCTCGACGGCCGCCCTGGAGGCGCTGCACCGCCGCATCCCGACGGTCGTGCTCTCCGACCTCGGCGTGCGCGAGGCGCTCGGCAACCACCACTTCCTCGGCTCGGGTCTGCTCGCCTCCTGGGACCAGCTCGACGCCGGCCACCGGCCGCAGCCGGACGAGGAGTGGCTGGCCCGCCAGGGCGTCGCCGCCGACGGCACCTACGCCACGGCTTTCGACGAGGCGCGCAAGCGGGTCGCCGAACTGCTGGGCCGCCCCGAGCTCCCGCCGGTCGCCCCCTACTACACGACCACCACCGCGCCCGGCTATCTGCCCGGCATCCTCGCCCGCCACCACCTCGCCGCGGACGGCACCCCGCTGCCCGGCGCGGCCGTGGAGAAGGAACCCACCGGCGTGCGCCGACTGGTGCGCGATGCGGTGCGGGGGGCGGCGCGCGGCGCGTACCGCCACGGCGTGCAGCGCGTCGCCCCCGTCATCCGCCGCATGGGCGCACTGTGACCCCTTCGAAGGAGCCCTCCGCCATGTCCACCGTCCTCGCCGTGATCCCCGCAAGGGGCGGCTCCAAGGGCGTGCCCGCGAAGAACCTGGCCCAGGTCGGCGGCGTCCCGCTGGTCGCCCGCGCCGTGCGCGCCTGCCTCGGATCGCGTCTCGTCACCCACGTCGTCGTCTCCACCGACGACGCCGCGATCGCGGGCGCGGCCCGCGCCGCCGGTGCCGAGGTCGTCCAGCGCCCGCCGGCCATCGCGGGCGACACCGCCACCAGCGAGTCCGCGGTGCTCCACGCGATGGACGCCCACGAGGCGATCCACGGCGCCGCGGCCGAGGCGGTGCTGCTCGTCCAGTGCACCAGCCCGTTCCTGACCAGCGCCGACGTCGACGGCGTCGCGTCGGCGGTCGTCGAGGACGGCGCGGACACGGCCGTCACCGTCGCCCCGTTCCACGCCTTCGTCTGGCGCCGCACCTCCGAGGTCACGGAGAGCCCCGAGGACGCCCAGGGCGTCAACCACGACAAGTCCTACCGGCCCCGCCGCCAGGACCGTCCCGAGGACTTCGTGGAGACCGGCGCCGCGTACGCCATGAACGCCGCCGGCTTCCGGGTGCACGGGCACCGTTTCTTCGGGCGTACCGCGCTCGTGGAGACCGACCCGGCCCGCGTCCTGGAGATCGACGACCACCACGAGCTGGCCCGCGCCCGCGCGCTCGCTCCGCTGCTCGACCCTCCCCGGCCGGTCAGGCCGGATGAGCGAGCGGGGTCTGGTGCGTGCAGCTGCAAGACGGAGGAGGAAGTCGACGCGGTGGGGGCACCT from Streptomyces sp. FIT100 includes these protein-coding regions:
- a CDS encoding L,D-transpeptidase family protein — its product is MAEGTENEQVRELQARLRQIGYFHRSPTAFYGSMTAKAVGEFQGRRGLPVTGSVDEATWAALLGMTRRPTADELRPATTNTLDRPDARCMTGRVLCISKESRTLAWMIDGRVVAAMDVRFGSENTPTREGTFGVGWKARKWTSTIYHTPMPYAMFFSGGQAVHYSADFAARGYSGASHGCVNVRDKAKISAVFDQVQVGDKVVVHW
- a CDS encoding methylmalonyl-CoA mutase yields the protein MARESESGLPIEPVYGPDSLEGWEPAEKLGAPGSYPFTRGVYPSMYTGRPWTMRQYAGFGTAVESNARYRQLIEHGTTGLSVAFDLPTQMGHDSDAPIAHGEVGKVGVAIDSLDDMRVLFGGIPLDKVSTSMTINAPAALLLLLYQLVGEEQGVPADKLTGTIQNDVLKEYIARGTYIFPPKPSLRLIADIFKYCQAEIPRWNTISISGYHMAEAGASPAQEIAFTLADGIEYVRTAVAAGMDVDDFAPRLSFFFVARTTILEEVAKFRAARRIWARVMRDEFGARNPKSMMLRFHTQTAGVQLTAQQPEVNLVRVAVQGLAAVLGGTQSLHTNSFDEAIALPTDKSARLALRTQQVLAYETDVTSTVDPFAGSYVVEAMTDDVEAAALELMERVEDLGGAVSAIEQGFQKNEIERNAYRIAQETDSGERVVVGVNRFALDEEEPYEPLRVDPAIEAQQAERLAKLRAGRDGAAVDAALAALKRAAAGTDNVLYPMKDALRARATVGEVCDALREVWGTYVPADAF
- a CDS encoding FAD-dependent monooxygenase, with the translated sequence MELNSVKETGVLIVGAGPTGLALAVDLARRGVPALVVERADGLFPGSRGKGIQPRTMEVFDDLGVVDAVRAAGGPAPTGAVWQDGRRVGEHVMFARIEPSEAEPYTGPWLLPQWRTQEILHARLTELGGRVAFGAGLTRLGQDADLVTAALSDGTTVLARYAVAADGGRSTVRGLLGIGMTGETVDPKPMLVADVRIPALDRDNWHVFPPADGHGFVSVAPLPGTDDFQLVAQYADGESPGTSAEAVRAVVAARTHLTADQVTEVRWVSDFRPRAALADRFREGRVFLAGDAAHIHSPAGGQGLNTSVQDAYNLGWKLGQVLRHGAPPALLDTYEQERRPVAAEMLGLSTRVHRGEEQRGRTTQQLGIGYRGGPLSTGAAGALTAGDRAPDGRLRDGSRLFDAFRGPHFTLLAVGTDAELPPGLPGLVHVHRTGPYEPYGKGLFLVRPDGYVGWAGEDATGLVDHLARVTG
- a CDS encoding TetR/AcrR family transcriptional regulator C-terminal domain-containing protein, producing the protein MGPTKIDRAKVAETALRLLNEVGLEGLTLRAIAKELDVKAPALYWHFKDKQALLDEMATEMLRRMNADLPQERPADWRDGLADAMRGLRAHLLRYRDGAKVYSGTRFTDTSYAGPMEAHLRMLVDRGFTPGAAARAWLTAYSYTIGYVIEEQAMGPDPATGAEGYDLAARAERLAAYPLAAAAGEELFRGHDAGFESGLKAVVAGVAAVLRP
- the leuE gene encoding leucine efflux protein LeuE translates to MLGVTDLPTYLVGLVLIVLLPGPNSLYVLSVAARRGVRTGYTAAAGVWCGDTVLMTLSAAGVASLLQANAVLFGIVKFAGAGYLTWLAIGMLRAAWGMWRSRHERAATVDETAAATGAPAAAERPFRRALVISLFNPKAILFFVAFFVQFVDPGYAYPALSFVVLGSLAQLASVLYLTLLIFTGTHLASAFRRRKRLSAGATSAAGALFLGFAVKLSLSST
- a CDS encoding alpha-2,8-polysialyltransferase family protein, whose product is MRTTQIFFASTLYGAATLAAALDSGCFGPADRRLLLVANNAANPETTPALDALPGFERLRGRFDGVLSWNETISPFHPAGWLPRPDDVPMWERYLRALWGLGDDRLELAVESIQVNPSLALAQLFPDARLDVYADGLMSYGPTRNKIDPLVGERVRRLLHLDLVPGLRPLLLGEFGAEPRLVPTEAFTKVVGELAQDAGELPGPADPDGEPPALLLGQYLAALEIISAEEEEDLHLRMVRGAVALGHRRLVFKPHPTAPAAWSRALEREAEKHGAELTVLDRPVLAEVLYRELTPALVVGCFSTALLTASTFYGLPVAKLGTEPLLDRLTPYHNSNRVPLTIVDALLPDLEEGGSGAAGAPGAPGTAVAAGAPVTADEELSGLVQTVGFAMQPQIRPDLREAAVSYLTAHLSARTWRYFKRRRLTVLGLPGGIPVPRNAAVRRVARRVRRLKRVALG
- a CDS encoding glycosyltransferase family 2 protein, translated to MVKLSVIVPFYNVLSYAPETLRSLRANTREDFEFLLVDDCSTDGTVELLEQAEREIPGTVLLRHEKNGGLATARNTGLDAARGAYLTFLDGDDWLAPGHLERLLASIEELDVDFVRTDHVQFTGRSRAIHRVPVGRRGEVLRPRDAILPADRSTSVDYPMAWAGIYQRRLLDQGLLHFTDGLRTAEDRPWIWRLHREAESFAAVGLLGTFYRRGVASSLTQIGDIRQLDFIRAFDEVLEETAKDPDADQLLPKAVRTYCAVISHHLGSVERFEPAVARKLRSMSAAALRRMPQDILKDAVGSMDAERATRLRRVRRRPLGVPVPSVASAGAAA
- a CDS encoding DUF6716 putative glycosyltransferase, whose amino-acid sequence is MPSSTSQALRVAVLADSDTRWKWGALTARRITEDEAELTGFLLRGRATPTARQLAEVGVEADDLREVTGVEFLRAIRDEGYDLVVLALVGGAVQAMLHGLAALRMPRRPVLVTGYVGVVYEKLADGLLLRHGADVVLANSRHDADRFRAVYEGVGADASAVTEAALPFLGGAPYEQEEGRDTVVFAAQPSVPESRADRTYLLRRLVEHARLHPGREILLKLRSKPGEHTTHLEELPYQKLADKLPGGLPANFRLVYGHMGEVLDRTDLLVTVSSTAALEALHRRIPTVVLSDLGVREALGNHHFLGSGLLASWDQLDAGHRPQPDEEWLARQGVAADGTYATAFDEARKRVAELLGRPELPPVAPYYTTTTAPGYLPGILARHHLAADGTPLPGAAVEKEPTGVRRLVRDAVRGAARGAYRHGVQRVAPVIRRMGAL
- a CDS encoding N-acylneuraminate cytidylyltransferase, whose translation is MSTVLAVIPARGGSKGVPAKNLAQVGGVPLVARAVRACLGSRLVTHVVVSTDDAAIAGAARAAGAEVVQRPPAIAGDTATSESAVLHAMDAHEAIHGAAAEAVLLVQCTSPFLTSADVDGVASAVVEDGADTAVTVAPFHAFVWRRTSEVTESPEDAQGVNHDKSYRPRRQDRPEDFVETGAAYAMNAAGFRVHGHRFFGRTALVETDPARVLEIDDHHELARARALAPLLDPPRPVRPDERAGSGACSCKTEEEVDAVGAPPVPEGLRGSRRPTTTPQMHVPGHASPAGPTGEGRDPAPVPTRSDVDAVVLDFDGTQTDDRVLIDSDGRELVAVHRGDGLGIAALRRAGLKLLILSTEQNPVVAARARKLNIPVLHGIDRKDLALKEWCEENAVEPERVLYAGNDVNDLPCFGLVGWPVAVASAHDSVRAAARAVTTTPGGAGAIREIAAWLLGPTLNTPTL